A region of Streptomyces sp. WMMC500 DNA encodes the following proteins:
- a CDS encoding universal stress protein, with product MPQGTLRVYLGAAPGVGKTYDMLAEGHRRADRGTDVVVGFVEDYGRTLTRRMAEGLETVPRRTLTYRGSAFTEMDPDAVLARRPRLALVDELAHSNVPGSRHEKRWQDVEDFLAAGIDVISTVNIQHLESLNDVVEQITGIRQHETIPDEIVRRADQIEFVDMSAEALRRRMAHGNVYPPEKIDAALAHYFRAGNLTALREIALLWAADRVEEALLRYRRDHAIHEPWHTRERLLVALSGGPEGDTLIRRAKRIAARGAGGEFLAVHVRPGDGLAGSSPHLLADQRRLVEELGGTFHTVTGDEPARAILALAREVDATQIVVGATRRSRLKQLVRRGMDEILIEGSGDDIDVYVVTHAEAAHGRWLRRHTRTRESAPDDGSDGS from the coding sequence GTGCCGCAGGGAACGCTGCGCGTCTACCTCGGGGCCGCCCCCGGGGTGGGCAAGACGTACGACATGCTGGCCGAGGGCCACCGCCGGGCCGACCGGGGCACGGACGTGGTCGTCGGGTTCGTCGAGGACTACGGGCGGACCCTCACGCGGAGGATGGCGGAGGGACTGGAGACCGTACCCCGCAGGACCCTCACCTACCGCGGCAGCGCCTTCACGGAGATGGACCCCGACGCCGTGCTGGCCCGCCGCCCCCGGCTCGCCCTCGTGGACGAACTCGCCCACAGCAACGTCCCCGGCTCCCGCCACGAGAAGCGCTGGCAGGACGTCGAGGACTTCCTCGCCGCGGGCATCGACGTCATCTCGACCGTCAACATCCAGCACCTCGAATCGCTCAACGACGTCGTCGAGCAGATCACCGGCATCCGGCAGCACGAGACCATCCCCGACGAGATCGTCCGCCGCGCCGACCAGATCGAGTTCGTCGACATGTCCGCCGAGGCGCTCCGGCGCCGCATGGCCCACGGCAACGTCTACCCGCCCGAGAAGATCGACGCCGCCCTCGCCCACTACTTCCGCGCCGGCAACCTCACCGCGCTGAGGGAGATCGCCCTGCTGTGGGCGGCCGACCGCGTCGAAGAGGCCCTGCTGCGCTACCGCCGGGACCACGCCATCCACGAGCCCTGGCACACCCGCGAACGCCTCCTGGTCGCCCTCTCCGGCGGCCCGGAGGGCGACACCCTCATCCGCCGGGCCAAACGCATCGCCGCCCGCGGCGCCGGCGGCGAGTTCCTCGCCGTCCACGTCCGCCCCGGCGACGGCCTCGCCGGCTCCTCCCCGCACCTGCTGGCCGACCAGCGCAGGCTGGTGGAGGAACTCGGCGGCACCTTCCACACCGTCACCGGCGACGAACCCGCCCGGGCCATCCTCGCCCTGGCCCGGGAGGTCGACGCCACCCAGATCGTCGTCGGCGCCACGCGGCGCAGCCGCCTCAAACAGCTCGTCCGCCGCGGCATGGACGAGATCCTCATCGAGGGTTCCGGCGACGACATCGACGTCTACGTCGTCACCCACGCCGAAGCCGCCCACGGCCGCTGGCTGCGCCGCCACACCCGTACACGGGAAAGCGCACCGGACGACGGCTCCGACGGATCGTGA
- the kdpB gene encoding potassium-transporting ATPase subunit KdpB: protein MSPGTPPPPGAGRVTAGLFHPRQLLVSLPDAFRKLDVRHVVRAPVMFVVWVGSVLATVFAIRHASAFSVATAVWLWATVVFANLAEAVAEGRGRAQAATLRKAKQETVARRLSADGTEERVPGAELRVGDVVVVEAGQVVPGDGEVTEGIASVDESAITGESAPVIRESGGDRSAVTGGTRVLSDRIVVRIAVKPGESFIDRMIGLVEGAVRQKTPNEIALNILLASLTIVFLLAVATLQPLAAYSGRQQPIVVLVALLVCLIPTTIGALLSAIGIAGMDRLIQRNVVAMSGRAIEAAGDVNTLLLDKTGTITLGNREAAAFVPVEGVSRTDLADAAQLASLADETPEGRSVVVLAKERYGLRAREEGAIRDAHFVPFSAQTRMSGVDLDDRRVRKGAASAVMRWVRENGGHPAADAGAVVDAISAEGGTPLVVAEHPAAGPARVLGIIHLKDIVKTGLRDRFGELRALGIRTVMITGDNPATAKAIAREAGVDDFLAEATPEDKLALIRSEQSGGRLVAMTGDGTNDAPALAQADVGVAMNAGTTAAKEAGNMVDLDSNPTKLIEIVEIGKQLLITRGALTTFSIANDVAKYFAIIPAMFAAAYPQLDDINVMRLGTPESAILSAVVFNALVIVALIPLALRGVRYRPTSAGAMLRRNLALYGLGGIVTPFVGIKLIDLVVSQLPGLG from the coding sequence ATGAGCCCGGGCACACCCCCGCCGCCGGGAGCGGGCCGGGTCACGGCCGGTCTCTTCCACCCGAGGCAACTGCTGGTCTCACTCCCGGACGCGTTCCGGAAGCTGGACGTACGGCACGTGGTGCGGGCCCCGGTGATGTTCGTGGTGTGGGTGGGCTCCGTCCTCGCCACGGTCTTCGCCATCCGGCACGCCAGTGCCTTCTCGGTGGCCACCGCGGTGTGGCTGTGGGCCACGGTGGTCTTCGCCAACCTCGCGGAAGCGGTCGCCGAGGGGCGGGGACGCGCGCAGGCGGCCACGCTGCGGAAGGCCAAACAGGAGACGGTGGCGCGGCGGCTGAGCGCCGACGGCACCGAGGAACGGGTGCCGGGCGCGGAGTTGCGCGTGGGCGACGTGGTCGTCGTCGAGGCCGGCCAGGTCGTGCCGGGCGACGGCGAGGTGACCGAGGGCATCGCGAGCGTCGACGAGTCGGCCATCACCGGGGAGTCGGCACCCGTCATCCGCGAGTCCGGAGGCGACCGTTCGGCGGTCACCGGCGGCACCAGGGTCCTCTCCGACCGGATCGTGGTCCGTATCGCGGTCAAGCCCGGCGAGAGCTTCATCGACCGGATGATCGGCCTGGTGGAGGGTGCCGTCCGGCAGAAGACGCCCAACGAGATCGCCCTCAACATCCTGCTGGCCTCGCTGACGATCGTCTTCCTGCTGGCCGTGGCCACGCTGCAGCCGCTCGCGGCCTACTCCGGGCGGCAGCAGCCGATCGTGGTGCTCGTCGCCCTGCTGGTGTGCCTGATTCCCACCACCATCGGCGCCCTGCTGTCCGCGATCGGGATCGCCGGCATGGACCGGCTCATCCAGCGCAACGTGGTGGCCATGTCCGGCCGCGCCATCGAGGCGGCCGGGGACGTGAACACCCTGCTGCTCGACAAGACCGGCACGATCACCCTCGGCAACCGGGAGGCCGCCGCCTTCGTGCCGGTCGAGGGCGTCTCGCGGACGGACCTGGCCGACGCCGCCCAGTTGGCCAGCCTCGCCGACGAGACCCCGGAGGGCCGGTCCGTCGTCGTGCTGGCCAAGGAGCGCTACGGCCTGCGGGCACGCGAGGAAGGCGCCATCCGGGACGCCCACTTCGTGCCGTTCTCCGCCCAGACCCGCATGTCCGGCGTGGACCTGGACGACCGCCGCGTACGCAAGGGCGCCGCCTCCGCCGTGATGCGGTGGGTACGCGAGAACGGCGGACACCCCGCGGCGGACGCCGGTGCCGTCGTGGACGCGATCAGCGCCGAGGGCGGCACCCCGCTCGTCGTCGCCGAGCACCCGGCGGCCGGACCGGCGCGGGTGCTGGGCATCATCCACCTCAAGGACATCGTCAAGACGGGCCTGCGGGACCGGTTCGGGGAGCTGCGCGCCCTCGGCATCCGTACGGTGATGATCACCGGGGACAACCCGGCCACCGCCAAGGCCATCGCCCGCGAGGCCGGCGTCGACGACTTCCTCGCCGAGGCCACGCCCGAGGACAAGCTCGCCCTCATCAGGTCCGAGCAGAGCGGCGGCCGGCTCGTCGCGATGACCGGCGACGGCACGAACGACGCCCCGGCGCTCGCCCAGGCGGATGTGGGCGTCGCCATGAACGCCGGCACGACGGCCGCCAAGGAGGCCGGGAACATGGTCGACCTGGACTCCAACCCCACGAAGCTCATCGAGATCGTGGAGATCGGCAAGCAGCTCCTCATCACCCGCGGCGCACTCACGACGTTCTCCATCGCCAACGACGTGGCGAAGTACTTCGCGATCATCCCCGCGATGTTCGCCGCCGCCTACCCGCAGCTCGACGACATCAACGTGATGCGGCTGGGCACCCCCGAATCCGCGATCCTGTCCGCCGTCGTCTTCAACGCGCTGGTCATCGTCGCGCTGATCCCGCTCGCGCTGCGCGGCGTCCGCTACCGGCCGACCAGCGCGGGGGCCATGCTGCGCCGCAACCTCGCCCTGTACGGACTCGGCGGCATCGTCACGCCGTTCGTCGGCATCAAGCTCATCGACCTCGTCGTCTCCCAGCTCCCGGGTCTGGGCTGA
- the kdpC gene encoding potassium-transporting ATPase subunit KdpC: MITGFLRQAAAGLRVLLALTVVVGAVYPLAVWAVARLAFPGQADGSKATAHGRTVGSSLLGQDFTGPRWFHPRPSAAGPGGGYAALASGASNLGPRNEELLTQVRQRRAAAAARDGTDPARVPADALTASGSGLDPHISPPYARQQAPRVATARGLAERRVRALVDDHVAGRVLGFLGEPRVNVLELNLALARLARKG; the protein is encoded by the coding sequence GTGATCACCGGTTTCCTCCGGCAGGCGGCGGCGGGTCTGCGCGTCCTGCTCGCCCTCACCGTCGTCGTCGGCGCGGTCTATCCGCTGGCCGTCTGGGCCGTCGCCCGCCTCGCCTTCCCGGGGCAGGCCGACGGCTCGAAGGCCACCGCTCACGGCCGTACGGTCGGCTCCTCGCTGCTCGGGCAGGACTTCACCGGCCCGCGGTGGTTCCACCCCCGGCCCTCGGCGGCCGGCCCCGGCGGCGGCTACGCCGCGCTGGCCTCCGGGGCCTCCAACCTCGGGCCGCGCAACGAGGAGCTGCTGACCCAGGTCCGGCAGCGCCGGGCGGCGGCGGCCGCGCGGGACGGCACGGACCCCGCGCGCGTACCGGCCGACGCCCTCACCGCCTCCGGCAGCGGCCTCGACCCGCACATCTCCCCGCCGTACGCCCGCCAGCAGGCACCCCGGGTGGCCACGGCCCGGGGGCTGGCCGAGCGGCGCGTCCGCGCGCTGGTGGACGACCACGTGGCGGGAAGAGTCCTCGGCTTCCTGGGCGAGCCGCGGGTCAACGTCCTCGAACTCAACCTCGCGTTGGCGCGACTCGCCCGGAAGGGATGA
- the kdpA gene encoding potassium-transporting ATPase subunit KdpA, with the protein MSDAAAGLTTIGVLVVALAVAHVPMGEYMARVYTGRRHLAVERLVYRVVRVAPDSEQRWTAYALSLLGFSAVSVLFLYAFLRVQGVLPLSLGFGAVPAAGAFNTAVSFVTNTNWQWYAGESTLGHLVQMAGLAVQNFLSAAVGMAVAVALVRGLARSRTDQIGNFWVDLVRGTVRILLPLAFVAAVVLVAGGVVQNFAGPEEVRTAGGGVQALVGGPVASQEAIKELGTNGGGFFNANSAHPFENPNPFTNLFEIFLLLLIPSALPRTFGRMAGSTRQGWAVLAAMAVLWAGGLAAVTAAEVAHPGSVPQAVGASLEGKEQRFGVWNSALFAHATTMTSSGAVDSAHDSYTALGGGVLLLNMLLGEVSPGGAGSGLYGMLVMAVLAVFLAGLMVGRTPEYLGKKIRGREITYVALYVLAMPLAVLLGTGLALGFPGPRESLLNPGPHGLSEVLYAFASAGNNNGSAFAGLSADTDFYNAALGLAMLVGRFLPIVFALALAGSLARGRPVPVDEGTLPTHRPLFVLLLVGVVVIVAGLAFFPALALGPLAEGLS; encoded by the coding sequence ATGAGCGACGCCGCCGCCGGTCTGACGACGATCGGCGTGCTGGTGGTCGCGCTGGCGGTGGCCCACGTGCCGATGGGCGAGTACATGGCGCGGGTGTACACCGGCCGGCGGCACCTGGCCGTCGAGCGGCTGGTGTACCGGGTGGTGCGGGTCGCTCCGGACAGCGAGCAGCGGTGGACCGCGTACGCGCTGTCGCTGCTGGGGTTCTCCGCGGTGTCGGTGCTCTTCCTGTACGCCTTCCTGCGGGTGCAGGGCGTGCTCCCGCTCTCGCTGGGATTCGGGGCCGTCCCGGCCGCCGGGGCGTTCAACACCGCCGTGTCGTTCGTGACGAACACGAACTGGCAGTGGTACGCCGGAGAATCCACGCTGGGCCACCTGGTGCAGATGGCCGGTCTCGCGGTGCAGAACTTCCTGTCGGCGGCGGTCGGCATGGCGGTGGCCGTCGCCCTGGTGCGCGGGCTGGCCCGGTCCCGGACCGACCAGATCGGCAACTTCTGGGTCGACCTCGTGCGCGGCACGGTGCGCATCCTGCTGCCGCTGGCGTTCGTGGCCGCGGTCGTGCTGGTCGCCGGGGGCGTGGTGCAGAACTTCGCCGGCCCCGAGGAGGTGCGTACGGCGGGCGGCGGGGTGCAGGCGCTCGTCGGCGGGCCGGTCGCCTCGCAGGAGGCGATCAAGGAGCTGGGGACGAACGGGGGCGGGTTCTTCAACGCCAACTCCGCGCATCCCTTCGAGAACCCGAACCCGTTCACGAACCTCTTCGAGATCTTCCTCCTGCTGCTCATCCCGAGCGCGCTGCCCCGGACCTTCGGGCGGATGGCCGGCAGCACCCGTCAGGGATGGGCGGTCCTGGCCGCGATGGCGGTCCTGTGGGCGGGCGGGCTGGCGGCGGTGACCGCCGCCGAGGTCGCGCATCCGGGCAGCGTGCCGCAGGCCGTGGGCGCGTCCCTGGAGGGCAAGGAGCAGCGCTTCGGCGTGTGGAACTCGGCGCTGTTCGCCCACGCGACGACCATGACCTCCAGCGGGGCGGTGGACTCGGCCCACGACAGCTACACCGCGCTCGGCGGCGGGGTGCTGCTGCTGAACATGCTGCTGGGGGAGGTGTCGCCGGGGGGAGCGGGATCGGGCCTGTACGGAATGCTCGTCATGGCCGTGCTGGCGGTGTTCCTGGCGGGGCTCATGGTGGGCCGCACGCCCGAGTACCTGGGCAAGAAGATCCGCGGCCGCGAGATCACGTACGTCGCGCTGTACGTGCTGGCGATGCCGCTCGCGGTGCTGCTGGGCACCGGACTGGCCCTCGGTTTCCCCGGGCCGCGCGAGTCCCTCCTCAACCCCGGGCCGCACGGCCTGTCCGAGGTGCTGTACGCCTTCGCCTCGGCCGGCAACAACAACGGCAGCGCCTTCGCCGGGCTGAGCGCGGACACCGACTTCTACAACGCCGCGCTGGGTCTTGCCATGCTCGTCGGCCGGTTCCTGCCGATCGTCTTCGCCCTCGCCCTCGCGGGCTCCCTGGCCCGCGGGCGGCCGGTCCCGGTCGACGAGGGCACGCTGCCGACCCACCGGCCGCTCTTCGTCCTCCTGCTGGTCGGCGTCGTGGTCATCGTGGCCGGGCTGGCCTTCTTCCCCGCGCTCGCGCTCGGCCCGCTCGCGGAGGGGCTGTCATGA
- a CDS encoding tetratricopeptide repeat protein, with protein sequence MFRRRRRQKRAEAGNAPAGNAPAGDATGGGVRFSTLPSETAARQEAATGDPVAMNRLGIILKTNGRADEAADWFRRAGEAGNNDAMANLAMYLMSQGRNEEAAQWFERAGGPLGEGLASRLRAESDGDGGPPGAPGHRAG encoded by the coding sequence ATGTTTCGGCGAAGGCGCAGGCAGAAGCGGGCCGAGGCCGGTAACGCGCCGGCGGGCAACGCGCCCGCGGGTGACGCGACGGGCGGAGGCGTGCGGTTCTCGACCCTGCCCTCCGAGACGGCGGCGCGCCAGGAAGCCGCCACCGGCGACCCCGTGGCGATGAACCGGCTGGGCATCATCCTGAAGACGAACGGCCGGGCGGACGAGGCGGCCGACTGGTTCCGCAGGGCGGGCGAGGCGGGCAACAACGACGCCATGGCCAATCTCGCCATGTACTTGATGAGCCAGGGGCGCAACGAGGAAGCGGCGCAGTGGTTCGAGCGGGCGGGCGGCCCGCTGGGCGAAGGGCTCGCGAGCAGGCTGCGCGCGGAGTCCGACGGCGACGGAGGGCCACCGGGCGCCCCGGGACACCGGGCCGGGTGA
- a CDS encoding pentapeptide repeat-containing protein encodes MLRRIELVTVLVTAVVAVAGLWYSNVQVNQVRQELSLSEEGQITDRYTAAIANLGEDAIDVRLGGLYALQRIMEDSPRDHPTLVNVLSAYVRTHADEPLAEDEDVPTDVHAALTILTTRDSAHDGTARVDLTGAHLPRAVLDGANAAHGARLAHAKLGGADLTDAVLAGADLRGASLNEANLEGAFLGELSGRGRDEPEEDRSGTSPVTANLRRADLWGANLKGAYLGEADMYGAFLYEANLNGAFLARTNLTRAALTDANLKRAIAPRANLTGAVLSEADLTHADLRSATLRGADLRLANLKGARLTGADFTGADLRFANLAGTQVTVRQVVSARITSLTGLPPHIREDPAVQARIDEVEAETTPRPDDG; translated from the coding sequence ATGCTGCGCAGAATCGAGCTGGTGACGGTGCTGGTCACCGCCGTGGTGGCCGTGGCCGGCCTGTGGTACTCCAACGTTCAGGTCAACCAGGTGCGGCAGGAACTGTCCCTCTCCGAGGAGGGGCAGATCACGGACCGCTACACGGCCGCCATCGCCAACCTCGGCGAGGACGCGATCGACGTCCGCCTCGGTGGCTTGTACGCCCTTCAGCGCATCATGGAGGACTCCCCTCGCGACCACCCCACCCTGGTCAACGTCCTGTCCGCATACGTGCGCACCCACGCTGACGAACCCCTCGCCGAGGACGAGGACGTCCCGACCGACGTCCATGCGGCCCTGACCATCCTGACCACCCGCGACTCCGCACACGACGGCACCGCAAGGGTCGACCTGACCGGTGCCCACTTACCCCGCGCCGTTCTGGACGGCGCGAACGCAGCCCACGGCGCACGGCTCGCCCACGCGAAGCTGGGCGGCGCGGATCTGACGGACGCGGTCCTGGCCGGGGCCGACCTGAGGGGCGCCAGCCTGAACGAGGCCAACCTGGAGGGGGCGTTCCTGGGGGAGCTGAGCGGGCGGGGACGCGACGAGCCGGAAGAGGACCGGAGCGGTACGTCACCGGTCACGGCGAACCTGCGGCGGGCGGACCTGTGGGGGGCGAACCTCAAGGGCGCGTACCTGGGGGAAGCCGACATGTACGGCGCGTTCCTGTACGAAGCGAACCTGAACGGGGCGTTCCTGGCCCGCACGAATCTGACGCGTGCGGCCCTGACCGACGCGAACCTGAAGCGCGCCATCGCCCCCAGGGCGAACCTGACCGGCGCTGTCCTGTCCGAGGCGGACCTCACGCACGCGGACCTGCGGAGTGCGACGTTGCGGGGCGCGGACCTCAGACTCGCGAACCTGAAGGGCGCGCGCCTCACCGGGGCGGACTTCACGGGGGCGGACCTGCGGTTCGCGAACCTCGCCGGGACGCAGGTGACCGTACGGCAGGTCGTGTCCGCTCGCATCACCTCGCTCACCGGGCTGCCGCCGCACATCCGGGAGGACCCGGCGGTGCAGGCACGGATCGACGAAGTGGAAGCCGAAACGACGCCGCGCCCCGACGACGGGTGA
- a CDS encoding CHAT domain-containing protein, translated as MHPAPADRYVELSTALDRPPGPGFSSAHRLLTDRAATATDPLQSEDRYALAEDLDALLAEIRGRPGFADFLRPPQVEDLLSAGSAERPVVVVNASRLGCHALLLNGEAPRPLPLPLEYADLLRRVRDFHAAVRTAGDGAASLTEQQDAQGTARATLEWLWEALARPVLDALDLAAPSARQDPGPLPRLWWVPTGPLTALPLHAAGPGGATARDGVLDRVVSSYAPTVRSLIHARRHAGSRDPGQPGARPRPLVVAMPETPGAADLPGVAEETAVLTARFPGSRVLTGPRAIRPAVLAALPRHGWAHFACHAVGAADAVSAGHLLLHDHGTAALTVTDVARLRLRDARLAYLSACETHLGPRALADEALHVVGAFHMAGFTHVIGTLWRVDDHISATVAGHFYDTVDGASPVPRDDEPARALHAAVRTQRGRYPLTPTLWAAYLHVGA; from the coding sequence ATGCACCCCGCGCCGGCCGACCGCTACGTGGAGCTGAGCACCGCGCTGGACCGACCGCCGGGCCCCGGCTTCAGCTCCGCCCACAGGCTGTTGACGGACAGGGCGGCCACCGCCACCGATCCTCTCCAGAGCGAGGACCGCTACGCCCTCGCCGAGGACCTGGACGCGCTGCTCGCCGAGATCAGGGGCCGCCCCGGCTTCGCCGACTTCCTGAGGCCCCCGCAGGTGGAGGACCTGCTCTCGGCCGGATCAGCCGAGCGCCCCGTCGTCGTGGTGAACGCCTCGCGGCTCGGCTGCCACGCGCTGCTCCTGAACGGCGAGGCCCCCCGGCCCCTCCCCCTGCCCCTGGAGTACGCGGACCTGCTTCGCCGGGTCCGCGACTTCCACGCCGCCGTCCGTACCGCGGGCGACGGCGCGGCGTCGCTGACCGAACAACAGGACGCGCAGGGCACGGCCCGCGCCACCCTGGAATGGCTGTGGGAGGCGCTCGCCCGGCCGGTGCTCGACGCCCTCGACCTGGCGGCGCCCTCCGCGCGGCAGGACCCCGGCCCTTTGCCCCGGCTCTGGTGGGTCCCCACCGGCCCGTTGACCGCACTGCCGCTGCACGCGGCGGGCCCCGGCGGCGCGACGGCCCGCGACGGCGTCCTCGACCGTGTCGTGTCCTCCTACGCACCGACCGTCCGCTCCCTCATCCACGCACGGCGGCACGCGGGTTCCCGGGACCCGGGCCAGCCCGGCGCGCGGCCCCGCCCCCTCGTCGTCGCCATGCCCGAGACCCCGGGCGCGGCCGACCTGCCCGGGGTGGCCGAGGAGACCGCCGTGCTGACCGCCCGCTTCCCCGGAAGCCGGGTGCTGACGGGACCGCGAGCGATCCGCCCCGCGGTGCTGGCGGCACTTCCCCGACACGGCTGGGCGCACTTCGCCTGCCACGCCGTCGGAGCGGCCGACGCCGTCTCCGCCGGCCACCTCCTGCTCCACGACCACGGGACAGCCGCCCTCACGGTCACGGACGTGGCCCGGCTGCGGCTGCGTGACGCCCGGCTCGCCTACCTGTCCGCGTGCGAAACGCACCTGGGGCCACGGGCGCTCGCCGACGAGGCCCTGCACGTCGTCGGCGCCTTCCACATGGCGGGGTTCACCCACGTCATCGGCACCTTGTGGCGCGTCGACGACCACATCTCCGCGACCGTGGCGGGGCACTTCTACGACACCGTCGACGGCGCGTCCCCGGTCCCGCGGGACGACGAGCCGGCACGGGCGCTCCACGCCGCGGTCCGCACCCAGCGCGGCCGCTACCCGCTGACGCCGACCCTCTGGGCCGCCTACCTCCACGTGGGGGCGTAG
- a CDS encoding TrkA family potassium uptake protein: MSTYLHHLRRRRSRRLAAQYALPSDARIAVIGLGRFGGSLATELMRRDWDVLGVDTDSRRIQRFSDQLTHAVVADCTDPQAVRQLGIHEFTHVVVGIGTGIEASILVTSNLLEFEVPNIWAKAISRQHAQILERIGAHHVVLPEHEMGERVAHLVTGRLLDFIQFDDDYALAKTVAPQASTGLPLGETRVRSEYGVTVVGIKRPGQDFTYATAETVVEKGDVIIITGRTQNVERFAAMS, encoded by the coding sequence ATGAGTACCTATCTGCACCATCTGCGCCGGCGCCGCAGCAGGCGTCTCGCCGCACAGTACGCACTCCCCTCCGACGCCCGCATCGCGGTGATCGGCCTGGGCCGCTTCGGCGGCTCCCTGGCCACCGAGCTGATGCGCCGCGACTGGGACGTCCTGGGCGTCGACACCGACTCGCGGCGCATCCAGCGCTTCAGCGACCAGCTCACGCATGCGGTGGTCGCCGACTGCACCGACCCGCAGGCCGTGCGGCAGCTCGGCATTCACGAGTTCACGCACGTGGTCGTCGGCATCGGGACCGGGATCGAGGCGTCCATCCTGGTCACCTCCAACCTCCTGGAGTTCGAGGTCCCCAACATCTGGGCCAAGGCCATCAGCCGGCAGCACGCCCAGATCCTCGAACGCATCGGCGCTCACCACGTGGTGCTGCCGGAGCACGAGATGGGGGAGCGCGTCGCCCACCTGGTGACCGGCCGCCTGCTGGACTTCATCCAGTTCGACGACGACTACGCGCTGGCCAAGACGGTGGCGCCGCAGGCGTCCACCGGACTCCCGCTGGGCGAGACCCGGGTGCGCAGCGAGTACGGCGTCACGGTCGTCGGCATCAAGCGGCCCGGGCAGGACTTCACGTACGCCACGGCCGAGACGGTGGTGGAGAAGGGCGACGTCATCATCATCACCGGACGCACCCAGAACGTGGAGAGGTTCGCGGCGATGAGCTGA
- the kdpF gene encoding K(+)-transporting ATPase subunit F — protein sequence MNAENTVGLIASAGLLLYLVLALLFPDRF from the coding sequence GTGAACGCGGAGAACACGGTCGGCCTGATCGCCTCGGCCGGCCTGCTGCTCTACCTCGTCCTCGCCCTGCTCTTCCCGGACCGGTTCTGA
- a CDS encoding potassium transporter TrkG, giving the protein MLKRPGAFWRTVLAAHPARMVAVAFAVVILLGAVVLSLPVAAEDRTGSGLLTSLFTATSAVCVTGLAVVDTSTHWSGFGEGVILALIQVGGFGIMTLASLLALLVSGRLRLRLQLTAQAETKSLGMGDVRRVLLGVAGTTLIVELSVGALLALRLRFGYDRGIGESVYSGFFHAVSAFNNAGFGLHADSLSGYSDDPWILLPVAAAVILGGLGFPVLLEVLRHRERRRRTGRRNWSLHTKLTLLTSAVLLAAGTVLTFGLEWSNRGTLGPYDAGEKLLQGFFHSAMSRTAGFNALDIGALHSSTLLVTCVLMFIGGGSAGTAGGIKVTTFAVLGVAILAEVRGEPAAEAMGRRLAPSVLRQALTVALLGIGLVIAATLTLLTMMDAAFERVLFEVVSAFGTVGLSTGITAEVPGGGQVVLILLMFIGRIGPITLVSALALRERTRRYQLPEERPIIG; this is encoded by the coding sequence GTGCTGAAGCGCCCGGGTGCGTTCTGGCGCACGGTGCTGGCCGCGCATCCGGCCCGCATGGTCGCGGTGGCGTTCGCAGTCGTGATCCTGCTCGGCGCGGTGGTGCTCTCGCTGCCCGTGGCCGCCGAGGACCGTACCGGCAGCGGCCTGCTCACGTCGCTGTTCACCGCCACTTCCGCGGTGTGCGTCACGGGGCTGGCGGTGGTCGACACCAGCACGCACTGGAGCGGCTTCGGCGAGGGGGTGATCCTGGCGCTGATCCAGGTCGGCGGCTTCGGGATCATGACGCTGGCCTCGCTGCTGGCGCTGCTGGTCTCCGGGCGGCTCCGGCTGCGGCTGCAGCTCACCGCGCAGGCGGAGACGAAGTCGCTGGGCATGGGGGACGTACGCCGGGTGCTGCTCGGCGTCGCCGGCACCACGCTCATCGTGGAGCTGTCCGTCGGTGCGCTGCTGGCGCTGCGGCTGCGGTTCGGCTACGACCGCGGTATCGGCGAGTCCGTCTACTCGGGCTTCTTCCACGCCGTCTCCGCCTTCAACAACGCCGGCTTCGGTCTGCACGCCGACAGCCTCAGCGGTTACTCCGACGACCCCTGGATCCTCCTCCCCGTAGCCGCCGCCGTGATCCTCGGCGGCCTGGGCTTTCCGGTCCTGCTGGAAGTGCTGCGCCACCGCGAGCGCCGCCGGCGCACCGGGCGGCGCAACTGGTCGCTGCACACGAAGCTCACCCTGCTCACCTCGGCGGTGCTCCTGGCCGCCGGCACCGTGCTGACGTTCGGCCTCGAATGGTCCAACCGGGGGACCCTCGGTCCGTACGACGCGGGGGAGAAGCTGCTGCAGGGCTTCTTCCACTCCGCCATGTCGCGCACCGCCGGCTTCAACGCCCTCGACATCGGCGCGCTGCACTCCTCCACCCTGCTGGTGACCTGCGTGCTGATGTTCATCGGCGGTGGCAGCGCGGGCACCGCGGGCGGCATCAAGGTGACCACCTTCGCCGTGCTCGGCGTGGCCATCCTCGCCGAGGTACGCGGTGAGCCGGCCGCGGAGGCGATGGGGCGCCGGCTCGCGCCCAGCGTGCTGCGGCAGGCGCTGACCGTGGCCCTGCTGGGCATCGGTCTGGTCATAGCGGCGACCCTCACCCTGCTGACGATGATGGACGCCGCCTTCGAGCGGGTGCTGTTCGAGGTGGTCTCGGCCTTCGGCACGGTCGGGCTGTCCACCGGGATCACCGCGGAGGTTCCCGGGGGTGGGCAGGTGGTCCTCATCCTGCTCATGTTCATCGGCCGGATCGGACCGATCACCCTCGTCTCGGCGCTGGCCCTGCGCGAGCGCACCCGCCGCTACCAACTTCCCGAAGAACGCCCGATTATCGGATGA